One part of the Arabidopsis thaliana chromosome 4, partial sequence genome encodes these proteins:
- the LCR24 gene encoding low-molecular-weight cysteine-rich 24 (low-molecular-weight cysteine-rich 24 (LCR24); LOCATED IN: endomembrane system; EXPRESSED IN: 7 plant structures; EXPRESSED DURING: LP.04 four leaves visible, 4 anthesis, C globular stage, petal differentiation and expansion stage; CONTAINS InterPro DOMAIN/s: S locus-related glycoprotein 1 binding pollen coat (InterPro:IPR010851); BEST Arabidopsis thaliana protein match is: low-molecular-weight cysteine-rich 37 (TAIR:AT4G13095.1); Has 30201 Blast hits to 17322 proteins in 780 species: Archae - 12; Bacteria - 1396; Metazoa - 17338; Fungi - 3422; Plants - 5037; Viruses - 0; Other Eukaryotes - 2996 (source: NCBI BLink).), whose amino-acid sequence MAKLIYSYLFISMFVLSVLLALPNAEGADIKRCVVDVKLSKPCTFQECIPLCFQRYNGNGVCTGKKNEICTCAYNC is encoded by the exons ATGGCTAAACTAATATATTCGTATCTATTCATCTCCATGTTTGTTCTCTCAG ttctTTTGGCGTTGCCAAATGCAGAAGGAGCGGATATTAAAAGATGTGTTGTGGACGTGAAGCTTAGCAAGCCATGCACTTTTCAAGAATGCATACCACTTTGTTTTCAAAGGTACAATGGGAATGGCGTTTGTACCggaaagaaaaacgaaatttgCACTTGCGCCTACAATTGTTAA
- the LCR21 gene encoding low-molecular-weight cysteine-rich 21 (low-molecular-weight cysteine-rich 21 (LCR21); LOCATED IN: endomembrane system; CONTAINS InterPro DOMAIN/s: S locus-related glycoprotein 1 binding pollen coat (InterPro:IPR010851); BEST Arabidopsis thaliana protein match is: low-molecular-weight cysteine-rich 22 (TAIR:AT4G29280.1); Has 35333 Blast hits to 34131 proteins in 2444 species: Archae - 798; Bacteria - 22429; Metazoa - 974; Fungi - 991; Plants - 531; Viruses - 0; Other Eukaryotes - 9610 (source: NCBI BLink).), whose translation MAKISCSYFLVLMLVFSVFSLVEKTKGKRHCSTIILPESPCVPQDCVEYCFEEYNGGGTCIASKTGRTTNCMCTYNCHGNNL comes from the exons ATGGCCAAGATATCATGTTCTTATTTTCTCGTACTCATGCTTGTGTTCTCAG ttttttcatTGGTTGAAAAGACTAAGGGTAAAAGACATTGTAGCACAATCATTCTTCCAGAATCTCCATGTGTCCCTCAAGATTGTGTTGAGTACTGCTTTGAGGAGTACAATGGAGGTGGAACATGTATTGCATCCAAAACTGGTAGAACTACTAATTGTATGTGTACTTACAATTGTCATGGAAATAACCTTTAA